Proteins from one Ricinus communis isolate WT05 ecotype wild-type chromosome 9, ASM1957865v1, whole genome shotgun sequence genomic window:
- the LOC8288692 gene encoding calcium-binding protein KRP1, producing MASSQSPSSDFHDYLPIMADKLGGDGLIGELCNGFNLLVDNEKGVITFESLKKNSALLGLQDLSDDDLRCMLKEGDFDGDGALNQMEFCVLMFRLSPELMEESKFLLEEALLQELKDFSY from the coding sequence ATGGCATCCTCACAGAGCCCATCATCAGATTTCCATGATTACTTGCCTATTATGGCTGATAAGCTAGGTGGTGATGGTCTGATCGGTGAGTTATGTAATGGATTCAATCTTTTGGTGGACAACGAAAAGGGTGTTATCACTTTTGAAAGTCTTAAGAAGAACTCAGCTTTATTGGGTTTACAGGATTTGAGTGATGATGATTTAAGGTGTATGTTAAAAGAAGGCGATTTTGATGGTGATGGTGCTCTCAATCAGATGGAGTTTtgcgttttgatgtttagattgAGTCCTGAATTGATGGAAGAGTCCAAGTTTTTGTTGGAGGAGGCTCTTTTACAGGAATTGAAGgatttttcttattga
- the LOC8288693 gene encoding stress-induced protein KIN2 — protein MNQSQDASFQAGQAKGQAQEKCSQMADKASNAAQSAKESCQEAGQQMKAKAQGAADTVKDKLGANN, from the exons atgaatcaaTCTCAGGATGCTAGCTTCCAAGCTGGACAGGCCAAGGGCCAAGCTCAG gAGAAATGCAGCCAGATGGCTGACAAGGCTAGCAATGCTGCCCAGTCTGCCAAGGAATCATGCCAAGAG GCTGGTCAGCAAATGAAGGCTAAGGCACAGGGAGCAGCTGATACTGTCAAGGACAAACTTGGAGCAAACAACTGA
- the LOC8288694 gene encoding transcription factor TCP21, protein MSNSETVANNGAIINPSANNSNSNTNGALTVKKAPSKDRHSKVDGRGRRIRMPIICAARVFQLTRELGHKSDGQTIEWLLRQAEPSIIAATGTGTTPASFSTVSVSVRAGGKRVRTTEEDENNKDDVGVSVGPTAAVGSLVGHPPPQPHQGFWALPARPDFWGFATAPPDLAAVQQQTSLFVQQHQHQQAAMGEASAARVGNYLPGHLNLLASLSGGPGSSGRREDDHR, encoded by the exons ATGTCAAATTCTGAAACTGTAGCGAACAACGGCGCAATAATCAACCCATCAGCGaataatagtaatagtaaTACCAACGGAGCCTTGACTGTAAAGAAGGCACCATCAAAGGACCGTCACAGTAAAGTAGACGGACGGGGACGGAGAATTCGGATGCCGATTATATGCGCAGCCCGTGTATTTCAATTGACCCGTGAACTGGGTCATAAATCTGACGGTCAGACTATTGAATGGCTACTACGTCAAGCAGAGCCATCGATAATAGCAGCTACAGGGACTGGCACGACTCCAGCTAGCTTTTCAACAGTGTCGGTGTCGGTTAGGGCAGGAG GGAAGCGAGTGAGAACGACGGAGGAGGATGAGAATAACAAGGATGACGTTGGAGTTTCAGTTGGTCCCACCGCCGCGGTTGGGTCTTTGGTGGGGCATCCTCCTCCGCAGCCTCATCAAGGTTTCTGGGCGCTGCCCGCAAGGCCCGATTTTTGGGGGTTCGCTACTGCGCCGCCGGATTTAGCGGCCGTGCAGCAGCAGACGTCTCTATTTGTGCAGcagcaccagcaccagcaGGCCGCAATGGGAGAGGCGTCGGCTGCTAGAGTTGGGAATTACCTTCCAGGACATCTTAATTTGTTGGCTTCATTATCGGGTGGACCCGGGAGTTCGGGTCGGAGAGAGGATGATCATCGTTGA